In the Mytilus trossulus isolate FHL-02 chromosome 1, PNRI_Mtr1.1.1.hap1, whole genome shotgun sequence genome, one interval contains:
- the LOC134689703 gene encoding E3 ubiquitin-protein ligase TRIM33-like — MAFSQSIGKAQTPALCQFCEESQEIKWKCINCELFLCQLCCSKIHSKIKASMEHEIINVKDFEMVDFATSMRKVDLENMVCTIHDKQKCFVFCKDCSVPSCSKCLMETHKLHDYKDLDEEYKEIFSEMEELIKQFEANLKFISNEKKYLQEKLSDGDDNFKETRDLILQTEKKMKDFISKHAKDLLQELEAKWKQTENIIKRELSAITKNEEEIKTRKKNLYQALQSHQAIDIFSTSKTLEKLLPHYSVKKIKENKTKFIPTNMEVKKGSQSVLGDIYTILDLELINTYPSDLENVTNIVFCSDKTAAIGSLNSSKIQNKI; from the coding sequence atggCGTTTTCACAGTCAATAGGGAAAGCACAGACTCCAGCTCTGTGTCAGTTCTGTGAAGAATCACAAGAAATTAAGTGGAAGTGTATAAACTGTGAACTATTTCTTTGTCAACTATGCTGTTCAAAGATACATAGTAAAATCAAGGCATCTATGGAAcatgaaattataaatgtaaaagattttgaaatggTAGATTTTGCCACTTCAATGCGGAAAGTTGACCTTGAAAACATGGTATGTACAATCCATGACAAAcagaaatgttttgttttctgtaaagACTGCAGTGTGCCGTCTTGTTCTAAATGTTTAATGGAGACTCATAAATTGCATGACTATAAAGACCTTGATGAAGAGTATAAAGAAATATTCTCTGAAATGGAAGaactaataaaacaatttgaagCCAATCTAAAATTCATTAGTAATGAAAAGAAATACTTGCAAGAAAAGCTTTCTGATGGTGATGACAATTTCAAAGAAACAAGGGATTTAATTCtgcaaacagagaaaaaaatgaaagactttatttcaaaacatgctAAAGACCTATTACAAGAACTTGAGGCAAAATGGAAGCAAActgaaaatatcataaaaagagAACTTTCAGCCATCACAAAAAATGAAGAGGAGATTAAGACCAGGAAGAAAAATCTATACCAAGCTCTGCAGTCTCATCAAGCCATTGACATTTTCTCTACAAGTAAAACTTTAGAAAAGTTATTGCCACAttattcagttaaaaaaatcaaagaaaataaaacaaagtttattCCCACAAATATGGAAGTGAAAAAAGGAAGTCAGTCAGTGTTAGGCGACATTTATACAATTCTGGACTTGGAATTAATAAACACTTATCCGAGTGATCTTGAAAATGTGACAAACATAGTATTCTGCAGTGACAAAACAGCAGCTATAGGAAGCCTCAATagttcaaaaatacaaaataaaatttga
- the LOC134689802 gene encoding uncharacterized protein LOC134689802, translating to MAKFIDNEILVATGQSGLTLYTKDGQFTTFKSFSHLKTASVHVTKDSKIVVGLVEYTLDIFRIAKESHRKVVIMNLDGDIQHTIEYNRDNQRLLTCPYRINSLKDRIVVEDIMNKKREGRVVMFDYGGQLHWTYNGCNRIISDQVKFYPRDVSITSTAMILISDQINHAIHVTTPAGEVIVCYDVKVLGIELPFSLDIDNNEVLCIGCDTWEEDKIRKAKIICVKLT from the coding sequence ATGGCAAAATTTATCGATAATGAAATACTTGTGGCAACAGGACAAAGTGGCCTTACACTATATACCAAAGATGGACAATTTACCACATTTAAGTCATTTTCCCACTTAAAAACTGCAAGTGTTCATGTAACTAAAGACAGTAAAATAGTAGTTGGTTTGGTGGAATATACTCTCGATATATTTAGAATTGCAAAAGAAAGTCACAGAAAAGTTGTAATTATGAACCTGGATGGTGACATACAACATACAATTGAATATAACAGGGACAATCAGAGACTGTTAACATGTCCTTATAGAATCAATAGTTTAAAAGATAGGATAGTAGTTGAAGATATTATGAACAAGAAACGGGAGGGGAGGGTTGTAATGTTTGATTATGGGGGACAACTCCATTGGACCTACAATGGATGTAATAGAATCATTTCTGATCAGGTTAAGTTTTACCCAAGAGATGTGTCAATAACCTCTACAGCAATGATTTTAATTTCTGACCAAATCAATCATGCAATACATGTAACAACTCCTGCTGGGGAGGTTATTGTATGTTATGATGTAAAAGTCTTAGGTATAGAGTTACCTTTCAGTCTTGATATTGACAATAATGAAGTTTTATGTATTGGATGTGACACATGGGAGGAAGACAAAATTAGAAAGGCCAAGATCATCTGTGTTAAACTAACTTGA
- the LOC134689902 gene encoding uncharacterized protein LOC134689902, protein MKEQIKRFEAKLKIFSYGKELLQKKLSDAANNFKETRNLILKTEKEMKEVISKNAKDLLQELEAKWKPLENIIKTELLTTTRNIEKMETEKNNMYQALQSHQAIDIFFTSKTLDKSLPQYSHKKIKINKTNFIPANMEVKKGGQSVLGDIYTILDLELINTYHSNVENVTNIVFCSDKTAFIGSAIGKKIQKIIFETENIKVEREIKTEVYDMALIKDHDMLVSTGKSDLLIYTKDGQFTTFKSFPTFITVSVHVTKDKKIIVGLIEDSPDGLLITKDSHRKVVIMNQDGDIQHTIEYDRNNQRLLTFPNRVKSFNNKIVVVDIMNKEWEGKVVMFDYGGQLHWTYNGCNCIISDQVKFYPTDVAITSTAMILVSDQYNYALHVLSPAGELIVCKDVKVLGIKLPISLAIDNNEVLWIGCNTWTTDEIKKAKIICVKLS, encoded by the coding sequence ATGAAGGAACAAATAAAACGATTCGAAGccaaacttaaaatttttagtTATGGAAAGGAACTACTACAGAAAAAGCTTTCTGATGCTGCTAACAATTTTAAGGAAACAAGGAACTTAATTCTGAAAACTGAGAAAGAAATGAAAGAGGTCAtttcaaaaaatgcaaaagaccTCTTACAAGAACTTGAAGCAAAATGGAAACCATTAGAAAATATCATCAAAACAGAACTTCTGACAACCACAAGGAACATAGAGAAGATGGAAACCGAGAAGAATAATATGTACCAAGCATTGCAGTCTCATCAAGCCATAGACATTTTCTTTACAAGCAAAACTTTAGATAAGTCATTGCCACAATattcacataaaaaaatcaaaataaataaaacaaattttattccCGCAAATATGGAAGTGAAAAAAGGAGGCCAGTCAGTGTTGGGTGATATTTATACAATTCTGGACTTGGAACTTATAAACACTTATCATAGTAACGttgaaaatgtaacaaacataGTATTCTGCAGTGACAAAACAGCATTTATAGGAAGTGCCattggtaaaaaaatacaaaaaataatatttgaaactGAAAATATCAAAGTAGAAAGAGAAATTAAAACAGAAGTATATGATATGGCCTTGATTAAGGACCATGATATGCTTGTGTCAACTGGAAAAAGTGATCTTTTAATATATACCAAAGATGGACAATTTACCACATTTAAGTCTTTTCCCACCTTTATTACTGTAAGTGTTCATGTTACTAAAGACAAAAAGATAATAGTAGGGTTAATAGAAGATAGTCCTGATGGATTACTTATTACAAAAGATAGTCACAGAAAAGTTGTTATTATGAACCAGGATGGGGACATACAACATACTATTGAATATGATAGGAACAATCAGAGATTGTTAACATTTCCTAATCGAGttaaaagtttcaataataAGATAGTAGTTGTAGATATTATGAACAAGGAATGGGAGGGTAAGGTAGTAATGTTTGATTATGGGGGACAACTCCATTGGACCTACAATGGATGTAATTGCATCATTTCTGATCAGGTTAAGTTTTACCCAACAGATGTGGCAATAACCTCGACAGCAATGATTTTAGTTTCTGACCAATACAATTATGCTTTACATGTATTAAGTCCTGCTGGAGAGCTAATTGTATGTAAAGATGTAAAAGTTTTGGGCATAAAATTACCTATCAGTCTTGCTATTGACAATAATGAAGTTTTATGGATTGGATGTAACACATGGACAacagatgaaattaaaaaagctAAGATAATTTGTGTTAAACTAAGTTAA